From the Cytophagia bacterium CHB2 genome, the window TCCCACGCCGGAAGAGATCAAGCGCGAATTGGACGACTATGTCATCGGGCAAGATCGCGCCAAGATGTCGCTGGCAGTGGCGGTTTACAATCACTACAAACGCATCGAAACGCCCTCCAGCATCGAAGATGTTGAACTCGAAAAGAGTAATATTTTGCTGGTGGGCCCCACCGGCACCGGCAAAACGTTGCTGGCGCAGACGCTCGCGCGGTTTTTGCAAGTGCCGTTTACCATCGCGGACGCCACCACGTTGACTGAAGCGGGTTATGTCGGCGAGGATGTCGAAAACATCCTCGTCCGGCTGTTGCAAGCCGCGGACTATGATCTCGAACGTGCGGAAAAGGGGATTGTCTACATCGATGAGATCGACAAAATCTCGCGCAAAGACGGCAATCCCAGCATCACCCGCGATGTGTCCGGCGAGGGTGTGCAGCAGGGCTTGTTGAAGCTGTTGGAAGGCACGGTGGCGGCGGTGCCGCCCAAGGGCGGGCGCAAGCATCCTGAACAGAATCTCATCAACATCAACACGCGCAACATTCTTTTTATTTGCGGTGGCGCGTTCGAGAGTCTTGAAAAGATCATTTCGCGCCGCATTGGCAAGAAAGAAATCGGTTTCGGCTCGGATCCCAAAAGCCAGGTCGAGCGCTCGATCGGCGAGATC encodes:
- the clpX gene encoding ATP-dependent Clp protease ATP-binding subunit ClpX: MADFSKRDRLFICSFCGKNSNQVDCIVTGPDVYICNECVRNASEIIRDDMQRRSVPFYGRIPTPEEIKRELDDYVIGQDRAKMSLAVAVYNHYKRIETPSSIEDVELEKSNILLVGPTGTGKTLLAQTLARFLQVPFTIADATTLTEAGYVGEDVENILVRLLQAADYDLERAEKGIVYIDEIDKISRKDGNPSITRDVSGEGVQQGLLKLLEGTVAAVPPKGGRKHPEQNLININTRNILFICGGAFESLEKIISRRIGKKEIGFGSDPKSQVERSIGEIFAKVEPEDLLKFGLIPELIGRLPVITALSELNEAALMDILLKPKNALTKQYRRLLHMDGVELEFEEGALRAIVQRAMKRGTGARGLRSVMEETMLDVMYKIPGMPEVKTCTVTKETVTEGKTPLYTYEKMKKRA